In Bradyrhizobium sp. 195, the sequence TGCCGAAACATGCGGTTTTCCGCCCTCAAGCGCAATGGATCATCTGACGCGATGCGGCGTTATCGCGGGAACCCTGGAGAGAGCCATGCCAGAGCTTACGATTTCCGCTGAGAAGGTCGCCTTCATCATCGAGAAGGCGCGCGAATTCGACGTCAAGGAGGGGGATTCCGATCCGGATTCCGGCTCGAACCCGTCCGATGACGATGCGGTTGACGTCCTCGCCGATGACGGCTCCGATCCTGTCGTCAACGAGCTCGGAAGTTTCATGATCGTCTTGAACGAGGACGAGCAGGTCGATCTCGTCGCGCTGACCTGGCTCGGTCGCGGCGATGGCACAATCGATGATTGGGACGATTTGCGCGCACGCGCGACCGAGGCGCGCACCGAGTATCGCAGCCCGCGCCGCGAAACGGTGCACTACCTGCTCGGCGAGCCGATGCTGGGCGATCTGCTCGCGGACGGGCTCGACGCATTCGGCATCGACTGGACCGACGAGCGCACGACGGCCGATTCCTCTGCTCCGAGCCAGCAGGACGAAGACGAGCCGACGAAGCAGCGGTGATCTTCAACGCGTTGCGCGCAGTACGAGCGGACAAGCTGTCTGCCAAAGGTCGTCATGCCCGGGCTTGTCCGGGCATGACGATGTGGGAGCTTCGGCGCCCCACAACTGCGGCTACAACGTGCCCGGGAACGCACCACCATCGAGCAGAATGTTTTGCCCGGTGATGAAGCCGGCCTTGGCGCCGCACAGGAAGGCGCAGGCATAGCCGAACTCGTCGGGCTGGCCGAAACGGCCGGCGGGGTTGAGCTTGGCGCGTTCGGTCAGGATCTGCTCCGCCGAGACGCCGCGCTTGTCGGCCTCG encodes:
- a CDS encoding DUF3775 domain-containing protein — translated: MPELTISAEKVAFIIEKAREFDVKEGDSDPDSGSNPSDDDAVDVLADDGSDPVVNELGSFMIVLNEDEQVDLVALTWLGRGDGTIDDWDDLRARATEARTEYRSPRRETVHYLLGEPMLGDLLADGLDAFGIDWTDERTTADSSAPSQQDEDEPTKQR